A stretch of DNA from Deinococcus aerolatus:
GTGCCATGCTCAAGTCTGACAGGGGGAGCGGCATGCCGCTCCCCCTGTCAATGGCCAAAGTCCAGCTTAGAGGCGAGCCGGGAATTGTGGTTGCGACGCGAAGCCGAAGCGTTCAATCACGGCCGCTGGGGTCCGTCTGGGACGGCCCGTGTCCGGATCAACCCAGACCCACTCGGTCTGGCACTCGGCCAGCCGCAGACCGCGCTGCGGTGGGTCGCCGCCGTTCACGCGGTCGACGGTGTAGGCGCGCACGCTGCGCAGGCCAGCGTGGACGGTCAGGGCCGTGCGGACGCGCACCCGGTCGCCGAGCAGGGCCGGGCGGTGGTAGGTGATGATGTGCTGCCGTGCCACCGGCACCGCGCCCAGCGCACGCAGGGCGTCGGTGCCCAGGCCCAGCCGTTCAGCGTGGGCTCGGGCCACCTGCTCGCACCACACCAGATACACGGTGTTGTTGACGTGATTCATCTCGTCCAGATGCTCCGGCCCGACCCTCAGCCGCAGCTCGTGCCGCCGCGCGGGAGGCAGGCCGTCCCACAGGGTATCGGCGTCCGGAATGCTCAGCTTCATGGGCGCTTCAGGCGTGGCCGCTGTCCAGCAGTCCGTTAACCGCCTGCGCGCCCGCAATGTCCAGTTTCGTGATGCCGCCCGCATCGTGCGTGAAGTAGTTGAGCCGGACCCGCCGGTAGAAGATGTGGATCTCCGGGTGGTGGTTCTGCGTCTCGGCCAGCGCCGCCACCCGCACCGCAAAGTCCACCCCGGCCTGGTAGCTGTCAAAGGTGAACTCGCGCGTCAACAGGCCGTCGTCGCCCCACCAGCCGTCGGGCTTGAGGTCATGCACATCGCCGTCACTCAGGGTGCGCTCCGGGTCGTAACCCATTCGGGGATCGTAGGCCATCTGCCCATGTTACGG
This window harbors:
- a CDS encoding 4a-hydroxytetrahydrobiopterin dehydratase; translated protein: MAYDPRMGYDPERTLSDGDVHDLKPDGWWGDDGLLTREFTFDSYQAGVDFAVRVAALAETQNHHPEIHIFYRRVRLNYFTHDAGGITKLDIAGAQAVNGLLDSGHA
- a CDS encoding acyl-CoA thioesterase; this translates as MKLSIPDADTLWDGLPPARRHELRLRVGPEHLDEMNHVNNTVYLVWCEQVARAHAERLGLGTDALRALGAVPVARQHIITYHRPALLGDRVRVRTALTVHAGLRSVRAYTVDRVNGGDPPQRGLRLAECQTEWVWVDPDTGRPRRTPAAVIERFGFASQPQFPARL